In Bubalus bubalis isolate 160015118507 breed Murrah chromosome 3, NDDB_SH_1, whole genome shotgun sequence, a genomic segment contains:
- the LOC102390228 gene encoding keratin-associated protein 4-7-like, translating to MGRETSKFEKLTLLETHPEPPLSDTMVSSCCGSICSDQSCGQSLCQETCCRPSCCQTTCCRTTCCRPSCGVSSCCRPVCCQPTCPRSTCCISSCCRPSCCGSSCCRPTCCISSCCRPQCCQPVCCQPTCSHPTCCISSCCRPSCCASSCGSSCCRPTCCISSCCRPRCCQPVCCQPTCSHISSCCRPSCCGSSCCLRPVCGRVSCHTTCYRPTCVISTCPRPVCCPSSCC from the coding sequence ATGGGAAGAGAAACTTCCAAATTTGAGAAACTCACTCTCCTAGAAACTCACCCAGAACCTCCACTGTCTGACACCATGGTCAGCTCCTGTTGTGGCTCCATCTGCTCTGACCAGAGCTGTGGCCAAAGTCTCTGCCAGGAGACCTGCTGCCGCCCCAGCTGCTGCCAGACCACCTGCTGCAGGACCACCTGCTGCCGCCCCAGCTGTGGTGTGTCCAGCTGCTGCCGCCCGGTCTGCTGCCAGCCCACCTGCCCTCGCTCCACCTGCTGCATCTCTAGCTGCTGCCGCCCCTCCTGCTGTGGGTCCAGCTGCTGCAGGCCTACCTGCTGCATCTCCAGCTGCTGCAGGCCCCAGTGCTGCCAGCCTGTGTGCTGCCAGCCCACCTGCTCTCACCCCACCTGCTGCATCTCTAGCTGCTGCCGCCCCTCCTGCTGTGCGTCCAGCTGTGGGTCCAGCTGCTGCAGGCCTACCTGCTGCATCTCCAGCTGCTGCAGGCCCCGGTGCTGCCAGCCTGTGTGCTGCCAGCCCACCTGCTCCCACATCTCCAGCTGCTGCCGCCCCTCTTGCTGTGGCTCTAGCTGCTGCCTGCGCCCAGTGTGTGGCCGGGTCTCCTGCCACACCACTTGCTATCGCCCCACCTGTGTCATCTCCACCTGCCCCCGCCCCGTGTGCTGTCCCTCCTCTTGCTGCTAA